The DNA sequence TCTTTATGTAAGGACTTTCTAAACATGATGTAATAAACTGCATCTTTTTTATTTCTGTCATTTTCCCTTATTCTTTCTTTTGGTCTCAATCCAAATAATGAATCCAGATTTTTTGGATTTGGATTAATTGCTTTTTTAAACCTTTCAGATAAATACTCTCTCATCTCACTAGGCATTTTCCAGCCTTCATCTAGATATATCGTTATTATCTTAATGACTTCTCTGTGGGTATCTGGATGAATAGAGCCTGCAATCTTTGTATATTTAAATGGCTCATCAAAAATATATTTACCATTTTCATTCGAATCAGCACGAACTGCCCCAAGTTCATCATCAAGATAAAAATAATCCTGATTGTACTTGATTTTTTTATAAAGGTCTTGAAACTTTGATTCCAAATTACTCATGTATTCAATTTCGTCGGCTACTGACATAAATTCCCTTGCAGTGCAGTAAAATAAAGTATGTGTTTAAATTTATATCATATTAAGACCTGATGAAGAAGAACGAGAGCTTATGAACTATTTAAGACTGATTATCGACCGCGAGAAGTACACCACTGGTTTTAACTGTGCAATTGATGCTGACCTTGTACTTCCGACAGTCCTCATCGAGGCCGGACTGCCCGCTTCAGGATACCTGGAAGGTCTGACTAAGTGGCATGCTGAATCCATTGTGCGTAAGTTGCTCCGGCTCCTGGATGGTCAGGCTGTCAGAGCAACGGTCTTCGACCACACACAGCATAAAACGCAGGTTTATCCATTCTGATTTACCGGGCACGGATGCCCGTAGTGATCGGGGTAAAAGGCCGGGAGTACCTGACTTAACGGCTCCAGTCCTTGATTCGACGGAGGTTTAACCTTGGGATTGTCTCGATGGCTTCCAGCTTAGTTTCTACGGGTTTGTCGCCATAGTTTTCGCTTTCGTTCCTGTTCGAATCGATGTGACCTGTAATGCTGTCGCGAATGTCCATTGCGACCCCACTTCTTCGGCAGTTCGTCACGAATGTATGACGGAAGCTGTGTGTCGGTGATATTTCATCACGTCCAATGCCGTTGTTTCTGATGTAACGACTGAATCGCTTACGGAAATTGGTTGAGTACTTTTTCTCAGCAAGGGCTTCGTCAGAGAACAGAAAGGCACTCCTGCGGGTGACGAAATCGGTGAAGCCCAGCTCTGTAACATGAAGAGGTACAGGAACGTAACGTGTTTTGCCTGTCTTAATGGACTGCGTTTCGTTTTCCTGCAATTTCATAACACAAAACGCCATCACGTTGCTGAATATCACGCCTGTGCAACTGTGCGATTTCCTCAACACGGCAGCCAGTGTAATAGAGGATAATCGGGATCCAGTAATCCATCGCTTCGTAAGGCTCTTCCCGTCCGGTGAAAACAGGACCGGAGAACACTCTCGCCAATTCTTGCTGTGTGAAGGGTTTGTCGCTGCTGTCGCGGGCTGTACGGGACGGTTTACGTACATCCCTCACGGCGTTGTGCTTAAGCCAGTTAACGTAGATAGCGTACTCAAAGAATGACGACAGATGGTTGAGCATGTTCCGCACTCTGTCCGGGGTGAGGTGGTCTTTGTTTGGCAGGGCCAGCTTTTGGGCCAACGATAAAGCTTTCTCTTTTTTGGTCAGATTTTTGGGGTACTTCGCCATAGTATCCCGGAATTTCACAATATGATCGACGGTGATGTCGTCAATGGCGAGGTTGCCGTTTATCTCAACAAAACGATCTGCTGCTGCTGCGTACTCTTTAACATGTGCCAGTGCTTTTTTATCGATGGTTGCTGCATCGGAAGGGCATTTGAACTCTTTGTACGCTTCGAATAACTGAATGAAGGTATTGCGGGGTTCGGCTGCTTCTGGCAACGCATCCAGTCCTTTGCTTCTGGCGTAGCGTTTGGGGTAAAGGCTGAGAATGAACGCATTCGTTATCTCATTACGCCGCTCTGCAAGCCGCCATGCCAGACGATGGAGCCAGATCTGTGGTAACTCAGTGTCGGCCCATTCCTGTGCTTCCTGAAGTTCTACAGCCATCAATTTACACAGTGCTCCGCTGCTGTCCTGCCACGAATCTGACTTTTGGCTAACTAGGCGGTCTTTATGTTCCAGATAATCGCAGATGAGATCATTAGCGGGGCTACGGGATAGGCCATATTCATAGTCGTCAATCAGATATCGCTCAGTGATGACTTCTTCCTGTGACACCATGCGGGAGGCCCAGAGGCCAGCGATCAACTCGATATCGGCGTTGGTGACAGATTGCTCAGCATCCAACTGTCGTTTGGCTCTTCGTATCGCATTCTCAAATTTCTGCCAGACAGGGATAGCTCTGACGATAGCTTCATCATGATCTTTCGTGCCGAGTGACTCTTTGAACTCATGCTGATCGTCCAGAAGGTGGCGGAGTTTTTTAGGGATAACTCGGCGGACACCGTAGGTGCCACTGCGTGTATAGAGACCTTTCATAATGATCATTTGTACCACCTTTTTGTACCACCGGGAAGCGGGGCCGGAGGAGGGATAAGGGCGGTAACTACTGGTAAACCAACAAGTTGTTGACTCAGAAAGCAAAAACCCCCGCAGAAGCGAGGGTTATAAATAAGTGGTGCCCGGACTCGGAATCGAACCAAGGACACGGGGATTTTCAATCCCCTGCTCTACCGACTGAGCTATCCGGGCAACGGGGCGCATTAAACCGTATATCGCGATGAGCGTCAATGAGTTTCTGCCATAATCGTTGTGGTTGCTCTATTTTCAGTCAGTTAGTGTGGTTTTCGGTGGGGTTGAGGGCGTGGTAATAGCGGTGGCGGGCCCGATGGCGTGCGGCATCGGGCCGATAAATACTGTCACATTCGTTGTCTTGAATTCGCTGAAAAATAATGCCACTATTGCGCGGTTTTTAGCTTACCTTCCACCTGCGGTTATTTAGAGGATTGCGGATATGTTGGATTCAATGCCCATGGTACAGACGCCGTGCGCCGGATCTCTGCTGCTGTCGCCGCATCCTGAACGCATGGCGTTCATCCTGTCTCTGTTTTCCCGATTATCCCTTGCCACTATGCGGTGAGGCGTACTGACGCCCCCTGTTAGGCATGATTAAAAATAGAGCCGACTGGTCTCTGATTTTACTGATGTCTATCGGCTGGTGCTGGTCCCAGATGATGCGTATTTCCCTGTGCCGTTGGCGCGGGTCATACGTTTGTCGCGGTTAGCTGGCATGCTGTTCGTCGTTTTGGGCAGTAGTTGATGGGGTACGTTACGCTTAACACGTAGCGTTATCTCTGCGCAGTGTCTTTCAGGCACGTACACTCATTCTTGACCGTTTGGGTTTGGGTACATGAAACAGTTAAAAATTGCGGCTAATGCGGCGGTTGCCTCCCGTCTAATCACCTTGCGTCCGATTGTGGCGCTCAGTCAGACCGATTTTACCGATATCGCGGCCGTCGTGGTGTCGGTTGAGGAGGCGCGCAGCGGCATCCTGTCGGTGATGCATCACTCCGGTTTCGGTATTCCGGCATTCGTGGTGCGCGAGCCGTGGCATACCAGTGAGGAACCGCTGCCACCGGGCAGCGAGTGGCTGAGTCTGGATAAAGCCGGGGAACACGCGCTGCAACTGGAAAAAGTGGCAGCCGAGTATCAGGCGCGTTTACTGCCGCCATTTTTTGATACGCTGTCTAAATATGTCGGTATGCAAAACACCACGTTCGCCTGTCCTGGGCATCAGGGCGGGGCGTTTTTCCGCAAGCACCCGGCCGGTCGGCAGTTTTTCGAGTTTTATGGCGAAAACATGTTCCGCTCTGACATCTGCAATGCAGACGTGAAGCTGGGCGACTTGTTGATCCATGAAGGTGCGGCGAAAAAAGCGCAGAAATTTGCTGCCAAAGTGTTCAATGCCGATAAAACCTACTTTGTCCTTAATGGCACCTCGGCGGCGAACAAAGTGGTGACGAATGCGTTGCTGACGCGCGGTGATTTGGTGCTGTTTGATAGAAATAACCACAAGTCTAACCATCACGGTGCGTTGATTCAGGCGGGCGCGACGCCGATTTATCTGGAAACGGCCCGTAACCCGTTTGGTTTTATCGGGGGCGTGGATGCGCACTGTTTTGATGAGGGCTACCTGCGCGAGCTCATCCGCGAGGTCGCCCCGGCGCGCGCCGATGAAGCCAGACCGTTCCGGCTGGCGGTGATTCAGTTGGGTACGTATGACGGCACTATTTATAACGCCCGGCAGGTGGTCGATAGCATCGGCCATTTATGCGACTACATTCTGTTTGATTCGGCCTGGGTGGGGTATGAGCAGTTCATCCCGATGATGGAACAGTGCTCACCGCTGTTGCTGGACTTAAACGAGAACGATCCGGGGATTTTCGTCACCCAGTCGGTGCATAAACAGCAAGCCGGTTTCTCGCAAACCTCGCAAATCCACAAGAAAGACAACCACATTCGTGGACAAAAGCGCTTTTGCCCGCATAAGCGCCTGAATAACGCTTTCATGCTGCACGCCTCCACCAGCCCGTTTTACCCGCTGTTTGCCGCGCTGGATGTCAACGCCAAAATGCATGAAGGGCCGAGTGGCCGCAGGTTGTGGATGGAGTGCGTCAGGCTTGGGATTGACGCGCGTAAGCACCTGCTGGCGCGCTGCTCGCTTATCAAACCGTTTGTACCGCCGATGGTGGGCGAGAAACGCTGGCAGGATCACGACACCGATGTGATGGCGCAAGACGTGCGTTTCTTTAACTTCGAGCCGGGTGAGAGCTGGCACGCCTTTGAGGGCTACGCGCAGCAACAGTATTTTGTTGACCCCTGCAAGCTGTTGCTGACTACGCCGGGCATTGATGCGGCAACCGGCGCGTATACCGAGTTTGGTATTCCGGCGACCATTCTCGCCAATTACCTGCGTGAACACGGTATTATTCCCGAAAAATGCGATCTGAATTCTATTCTATTCCTGCTGACACCGGCGGAAGATAGCGTGAAGATGGAGCGCCTGGTGGCGGCGCTGGTGCAGTTCGAGCAACTGATTGAGCAGGATGCGCCGTTAAGCGAAGTCTTGCCGAACCTGTATCACAAGTATGAGCAGCGTTATACCGGCTATACGTTGCGGCAGTTGTGCCAGGAAATGCATGATTTTTATGCCAGCCACGATGTGAAACGGCTGCAAAAAGAGATGTTCCGTAAAGCCTGTTTCCCACAGACAGTGGTGTTACCGCAGGATGCGCATACCGCGTATATCCGTGGTGAGGTCGATTTAGTGCCGTTGGCAGAGGCAGAAGGGCGCATCGCTGCCGAAGGTGCACTGCCTTACCCGCCGGGCGTGCTGTGCGTGGTGCCGGGTGAGATCTGGGGTGGGGCCGTATTGCACTATTTCCAGGCGCTGGAAGCCGGTATTAACCTAATGCCGGGCTTTGCGCCGGAATTACAAGGTGTCTACAGTGTGGCGCAGGAAGACGGTAGCAAGCGCTTGTGTGCGAATGTGATGGCCCGCTAACGGACTGGTGCTGTATTGACCAAAGAGAAAGCCGGGGGACATTCACCCCCGGTTTTTTTATTGCTCATCGGCCATCAGGTGGCCGTTTTCTCATGTTCCGCTTTCAGGCGGTTGGCGTCTTCTTTTTGCTTGCGCAGGCCGTACCACCCGGCGATCAGCAGGATAGCCAGCACCGGGGTGGTGGCGACAGTCCAGGTACCGTTCGGGTAATCCAGCGCCATCAGCACCAGTACACACAGCAGGAAAGCCAGCGTCAGCCAGGAGGTAAACGGTGCCCACGGCATGCGAAAAGCAACGGGGGCGGCTTTACCCTGACGGATCGCCTGGCGCAGTTTCATTTGGCATAAGATGATAAATGCCCAGGAGCTGATGATACCGAGCGAGGCAATATTCAGCACAATTTCAAAGACCTGTGACGGCACAATGTAGTTGAGAAATACGCCAATGACATGAATGGCCACCGTCACCAATATCCCGGCATAGGGCACTGACTGGGCATTCATGTTGCCAAGGAATTTTGGTGCCGACCCCCCCTGAGACAATGACCGCAGGATACGACCGGTAGAATACAGCCCGGAATTAAGGCTGGAGAGTGCCGCTGAGAGCACCACAATATTCATGATGGTGCCGATATAAGGCACGCCCAGTTTGCTAAAGAAGGTAACGAACGGACTCTGCCCCGCCTGATACGCATTCCACGGCAGCAGGCACACCAGCAACACGACGGAGCCGACATAAAATAGGCCGATACGCCAGATAACGCTGTTAACCGCTTTCGGCAGGGTTTTCTCCGGGTCTTTACATTCACCGGCCGCCGTACCAATCAGCTCAACACCGGCGAAGGCAAAAATCACCCCTTGAATTAACACCAGTGCAGGCAATAAGCCGTGGGGAAATAGCCCGCCGTTATCGGTTATCAAGTGTAAGCCCGGTATGTTGCCATCCAGCGTTTTACCGGAGCCGAGAAAAATCGTGCCCACCACCAGAAACAGGGAAATTGCCGCGACTTTGATCAGCGCAAACCAAAACTCCATCTCAGCAAACCATTTCACGCCAATCATGTTCATGGTGGTGACAATGGCTAACGCGCCGAGCGCAAATACCCATTGCGGGACATCGGCAAAGGTTCCCCAGTAGTGCATATAGAGCGCGACAGCGGTGATATCGACAATGCCGGTCATGGCCCAGTTGAGGAAATACATCCAGCCGGCGACATAAGAGGCTTTTTCACCCAGAAATTCGCGGGCGTAAGAGACAAAACTGCCGCTGGTCGGGCGATGAACAATCAGTTCACCCAGCGCACGCAAAATGAAAAATGAAAAAATACCGCACAGCAGATACACCAGTGCCAGCGCCGGGCCTGCCATTTGTAAGCGGGCGCCCGCGCCAAGAAATAAACCGGTGCCAATTGAACCGCCAATGGCAATCATCTGAACCTGACGATTGCCCATACTTTTGTGGTAGCCCGCCTCATGTGAATCGAGCCAGCGCCGTTTGGCGTGATGCTCGTTCTGTTTGTTATGTTGAGTCATTGCCTGTTTGATTCCCTTGTCTGTCATTCAGGAGAATGGGGCTGTGTTATCACCGCACAGCCGTGTTGCGCGGTGTGACAGCCTGACTTATTGAGTGGATAGTTTTCCCCCCGCCTTCCCGACGAGGTAAAAACGCCAGCGATGCTACCGTTTCCTGACCGCTGAGGCAAAAATTCCCTGCCTGAATACCCCGGTTTTATTTTGCTTTTGTGCGATTTCTCTTTTGTTTTTTAATTTTTAAATCTATTTTCACATCATTAATTGGTGTTAATTGCTGCCTAATGGGGTCGATATAGCGTTTGCTTATGACTGTAACCAATCGTTTGCTATGGCGGTTTTATGGGCGTTTTTCTATGGGCGTTCTGTTTTGTGAACGTTTTTTGTGAACCCTGAGTGTCGTGACGGGAAGAGTGAAAAACAGGAGGGACGGTGAAGCCCCTCCTGCGGGGTGATGACTAACGACTATAGGCGCGGTAGTTTTTCTG is a window from the Dickeya lacustris genome containing:
- a CDS encoding tyrosine-type recombinase/integrase, with the translated sequence MKLQENETQSIKTGKTRYVPVPLHVTELGFTDFVTRRSAFLFSDEALAEKKYSTNFRKRFSRYIRNNGIGRDEISPTHSFRHTFVTNCRRSGVAMDIRDSITGHIDSNRNESENYGDKPVETKLEAIETIPRLNLRRIKDWSR
- a CDS encoding DUF6538 domain-containing protein, yielding MIIMKGLYTRSGTYGVRRVIPKKLRHLLDDQHEFKESLGTKDHDEAIVRAIPVWQKFENAIRRAKRQLDAEQSVTNADIELIAGLWASRMVSQEEVITERYLIDDYEYGLSRSPANDLICDYLEHKDRLVSQKSDSWQDSSGALCKLMAVELQEAQEWADTELPQIWLHRLAWRLAERRNEITNAFILSLYPKRYARSKGLDALPEAAEPRNTFIQLFEAYKEFKCPSDAATIDKKALAHVKEYAAAADRFVEINGNLAIDDITVDHIVKFRDTMAKYPKNLTKKEKALSLAQKLALPNKDHLTPDRVRNMLNHLSSFFEYAIYVNWLKHNAVRDVRKPSRTARDSSDKPFTQQELARVFSGPVFTGREEPYEAMDYWIPIILYYTGCRVEEIAQLHRRDIQQRDGVLCYEIAGKRNAVH
- a CDS encoding ornithine decarboxylase, with the protein product MKQLKIAANAAVASRLITLRPIVALSQTDFTDIAAVVVSVEEARSGILSVMHHSGFGIPAFVVREPWHTSEEPLPPGSEWLSLDKAGEHALQLEKVAAEYQARLLPPFFDTLSKYVGMQNTTFACPGHQGGAFFRKHPAGRQFFEFYGENMFRSDICNADVKLGDLLIHEGAAKKAQKFAAKVFNADKTYFVLNGTSAANKVVTNALLTRGDLVLFDRNNHKSNHHGALIQAGATPIYLETARNPFGFIGGVDAHCFDEGYLRELIREVAPARADEARPFRLAVIQLGTYDGTIYNARQVVDSIGHLCDYILFDSAWVGYEQFIPMMEQCSPLLLDLNENDPGIFVTQSVHKQQAGFSQTSQIHKKDNHIRGQKRFCPHKRLNNAFMLHASTSPFYPLFAALDVNAKMHEGPSGRRLWMECVRLGIDARKHLLARCSLIKPFVPPMVGEKRWQDHDTDVMAQDVRFFNFEPGESWHAFEGYAQQQYFVDPCKLLLTTPGIDAATGAYTEFGIPATILANYLREHGIIPEKCDLNSILFLLTPAEDSVKMERLVAALVQFEQLIEQDAPLSEVLPNLYHKYEQRYTGYTLRQLCQEMHDFYASHDVKRLQKEMFRKACFPQTVVLPQDAHTAYIRGEVDLVPLAEAEGRIAAEGALPYPPGVLCVVPGEIWGGAVLHYFQALEAGINLMPGFAPELQGVYSVAQEDGSKRLCANVMAR
- the ansP gene encoding L-asparagine permease, whose product is MTQHNKQNEHHAKRRWLDSHEAGYHKSMGNRQVQMIAIGGSIGTGLFLGAGARLQMAGPALALVYLLCGIFSFFILRALGELIVHRPTSGSFVSYAREFLGEKASYVAGWMYFLNWAMTGIVDITAVALYMHYWGTFADVPQWVFALGALAIVTTMNMIGVKWFAEMEFWFALIKVAAISLFLVVGTIFLGSGKTLDGNIPGLHLITDNGGLFPHGLLPALVLIQGVIFAFAGVELIGTAAGECKDPEKTLPKAVNSVIWRIGLFYVGSVVLLVCLLPWNAYQAGQSPFVTFFSKLGVPYIGTIMNIVVLSAALSSLNSGLYSTGRILRSLSQGGSAPKFLGNMNAQSVPYAGILVTVAIHVIGVFLNYIVPSQVFEIVLNIASLGIISSWAFIILCQMKLRQAIRQGKAAPVAFRMPWAPFTSWLTLAFLLCVLVLMALDYPNGTWTVATTPVLAILLIAGWYGLRKQKEDANRLKAEHEKTAT